The Pyxidicoccus trucidator genomic interval GCTTGCGCGACACGGACGTGTCGGGGATGCAGATGGGGTTATCGGTGGCGCGGCCGATGGTGTACTCGCCGTCCTCCAGCGAGAACTCCTCACCGGCCTTGGGGCCGGCGATGCACACGAGCCGCGACGCGGCGGACACGGGGGCGGACCGGGAAGCGGAGGCGCCAGGGGACGTCCTGCGCACGGGCCGGGAGCCCGTTCCACCCGAGGGCGGGCCGCCGCCGGAAGGCGTTCCGGAAGTGGGCCTGCGACGCGCCGGAGGGGAACCGTTCGACATGGGAAATCACCGACTCACTGCGAGGGGGGCACGCGACTACAGCTCGTGCTCGTAAGCCAATTCCAACGCCCGATTGTGGCAGCGATGCTCGGCCGTAGGGAAGCGCCTGCTCACCTCTTGCAGGGCCGCCCGGGCCTTCCTGGCGTTGCGGTACTGTACGCTGCGTTGGAAATCGAGCATCAGCTGGCTGCACTTGTGGTCCAGCTCGGTTGTCACCTGACCAAGCTGGAAGCGCACGTCCTGGTACAGGTCCGGCTTCTCGTCCAGGGCCTCCAGGGTGATCCACGCGAAGCGGTACTGCTGCCATGCCTTGAAGAGGTTCTCCGCGCCCACGGCCTTCGTCTCGTAGAAGCGGGCACCCGTCTGGGCGTACTGTCGCGCCTTGGACAGCACGTCGTCCCGTGACAGCTCCGGCACGGGGATGATTTCCAGCCGGAGGTTCCACACCCGCCACGTCTCGTTGCCCGGCGGGTTGCGGACGTTGTCGAAGACGAGCGAGTTCTGCTCGCCGCGCTTGAGCGTGATGACCGGGAGGATGGACTCCAGCTCCCGCTCCGCGGTGCTCGTCGTATCCGGAGGCACCCAGCCCAGGTTGACCCCGTTGAGCACCAGCGCCACCTCCTCCTTGGAGATGCCGCTCGCCTGGTAGTGGATCAGCGCCACCGCCCGGGTGGGCGTGACGAACTGGAAGTCGAAGGCCTTCTGGTCCGGGCGCTCCCACTGGACGCCCTCGCCCAGGCCGAACGAGTCCGGCACCAGCTCCAGCCCGAGCTCCATCGGCTCGGGTCCGCTCGAGCCCAGGACTCCGCCGTGCGGCAGGAACACCCAGCCCACCGCGCCCAGGCCGCCGAGCAGCACCAGCAGCACCGGCACGCCCACCGCGATGCGGGCCCCCAGCGACAGCGCGCCCCACCACAGCGCGAGCTGCCCGCCACTGCTGCCGGCCAGCTCGCGGCGGCGGCGCGCGCGGTCGGCGGCGGACAGCCCGTCGGCCCCGGCGGGCACGGGCGCAGGCGCCGGAGCAGCCCTCGCGGGCACCGGGAGCGACGCCACCGGTGCCAGCGCCGCCGGAGCGGGCGACGGCGAGTCCGCGGGCCTTACCGGGCTGACGGCGGGGAGCCGCCCCGTGGGGACGTTCTCCGCCACGCCGTCGATGGGCGCCCCCAGCGGCGGGTGGCGGCGGATGGGGCGGGTGGCGTCCTCGTCGCCGTCGGGCGGAACCCAGACGAAGGTGAACTCCACCGGCCCCACGGTGATGCGGTCCCCGTCCCTCAGCTGCTGCTCACCCGGGAGCAGCGTGCCGTTGAGCGCGGTGCCGTTGGAGCTGCCCACATCCGCGGCGAAGTACAGGCCCGCACGCTCGAGGATGCGAGCATGCCGCCGGGACACGCCATGGTCATGCAGCACCAGGTCGTTCTCCGAGGTGCGGCCGATCTTCACTTCGGCCTGCTCGAAGACGAGCTCCCTCCCTTCCTGGAGCCCCTTGGTGATGGTCAGACGGATAGGCAGGGCAACAACCTCAGGAGATCTCGCCGAAGAAGAACTGGAACACGATGGGCCCGAACAGCACCATGAACACCGTCGGGAAGATGCAGGCGATGAGCGGGAAGAGCATCTTCACCGGGGCCTCGCCGGCCAGCTTCTCCGCCCGCTGGGTGCGGTCGATGCGCATCTGCGTGGACTGGATGCGCAGCACCTTGCCAAGGCTGGTGCCCATCTTGTCCGCCTGGATGAGCGCGGTGATGAACGTCGTCAGCGGCGGCAGGTCCACCCGGACGATCATGCTCTTCATGCCCTCTTCACGCGTCTTGCCCATCTTCAGCTGCTTGAGCACCAGCTGCAGCTCCTCGCGCAGCGGGCCCGCCTTGCCCTTCTCCACCACCTTCGCCAGCGCGGCGGTGAAGTCCAGGCCCGCTTCCACGGACAGCGTCAGGAGGTCGAGGCTGTAGGGCAGCGCGCGGCTGATCTGCAGGTGGCGCTTCTTCACCTGGTCGTTCAGCCACATGATGGGGTAGTAGGTGCCGAGCAGCAGGAACAGCACGCACCACGCCAGGTTCTGGCCCGTGCCGTTGAGGATGAACAGGCCCATCAGCAGGCCCACCACGGCGCTCACCTCCTGCAGCGCCATGATGTCCTCGGGCTTGTAGCCCTGCGGCTCACCGGCCTTGATGAGGTTGCGGCGCGCCTTGGCCTCGTAGCCCGGCCACATGAAGCGCCGGTTCATCGCGCCCAGCCGGCGGATGACCACGCCACCCGCGCCCTTCACACCACCCGCCGACTCCTCGCGAACCTCCGAGAGGAAGCGCTCCAACAGCGTCTGGTACAGGCCCAGGCCCAGGAAGCCCACGGCCCCCGCGAAGAGCAGCGCCGAGCTGCCGACCAGCACTTGCGTCAGGACATCCACGGTGCACCCCTCAGATATCGATGTTGACGATGCGCCGGATGATGAGGATGCCCATCACTTCCATGATGGCGATGATGACCACGAGGATCCATCCGAAGATGTGGTTCATCATGGGCTCCATCAGGTCCGGCCGCATGTAGTTGAGCACCATGCCCAGCACGCCCGGCATGGCCGCGACAATCCACCCCTGCAGCTTGCCCTGCGAGGTGAGCGCGTCGATCTTCCCCTCCAGGCGGAACCGCTCGCGAATCACCGTGGAGATGGTCTCGAACATCTCGGCCATGTTGCCGCCGAGCTGCCGGGCGATGTTCGTGGACACCACCACCAGCTCCAGGTCGTCGCTGCCCACCCGGCGCCCCATGTTGATGAGCGCCTCTTCCAGGGGCACGCCCAGCTTCACTTCCTTCACGAACAGGCCGAACTCCTGGGACAGCGGCGCCATCGCCTCGCGCGCCACGTGCTCAATCGCCTGAGGGAAGGTGAGGCCCGCCTTGAAGGCGTTGGCCATGGCCTGCAGCGCGTCCACCAGCTGGACGTTGAACTTCTTGATGCGCCGCTTGCGGTAGTGCTTGACCATCAGCATCGGCAGGAAGAAGCCGAACACCGTGGCCACCACCGCGAGGATGGGGTTGAAGATGATGTAGGAGAGGATCCCCAGCAAGCACATGCAGGCGATGTTGAGGATCAACATCTGCCGGGGGTCGATGAAGAGGAACATGTCGCTCAAGTCGTTCATCGACTTGGCGACGTAGCGCTCCTGGTACTGCTCATACGCCTTCGACAGGACGCTGAAGATCACCAGGCTGAAGAAGAAGACAGACCCGGTGACGAGGAGGAGGACGATTCCGGCGAGCATGGGCGTGGTTCCCTGGGAGGGGGGGAGGACCCGCGAGGAGCGCCGTTACGGCGCTCCGGCGCCGGCGGCCTTCTCCGCTCCGCCCTTGATGATCTGGATGATCTCCCGGCGCTTCTGCTCCAGCACCCGGGTGCGCTCGCCGGACAGCAGCGTGCTGATGGTGGCGCGGCCGCGCTCCTCGATGAGGTCCACGTCGTCCTCGTTGCGCAGGGTGAGCGTCAGCGCGCCCAGCTCCGTCGCCAGCACGAGGATTTCCGCCTCTTCCGGCAGCACCATCAGCGAGATGTTGTTGTACTCGCGCTGGCCCTCCGGAATCAGGTTCACGTTCGTGGTGCCTGTGATCTTGCCCGTGGCCACCACGATGACGTTCTGGAGCAGCGTCACGGCCACGCTCTCGTCCGTCTGCGGATCACGGAACGTGCCGATGACGTCCACCTTGTCGTTGGGGCGGATCCACCCGCCCACCGACGTGGT includes:
- a CDS encoding FHA domain-containing protein; protein product: MKIGRTSENDLVLHDHGVSRRHARILERAGLYFAADVGSSNGTALNGTLLPGEQQLRDGDRITVGPVEFTFVWVPPDGDEDATRPIRRHPPLGAPIDGVAENVPTGRLPAVSPVRPADSPSPAPAALAPVASLPVPARAAPAPAPVPAGADGLSAADRARRRRELAGSSGGQLALWWGALSLGARIAVGVPVLLVLLGGLGAVGWVFLPHGGVLGSSGPEPMELGLELVPDSFGLGEGVQWERPDQKAFDFQFVTPTRAVALIHYQASGISKEEVALVLNGVNLGWVPPDTTSTAERELESILPVITLKRGEQNSLVFDNVRNPPGNETWRVWNLRLEIIPVPELSRDDVLSKARQYAQTGARFYETKAVGAENLFKAWQQYRFAWITLEALDEKPDLYQDVRFQLGQVTTELDHKCSQLMLDFQRSVQYRNARKARAALQEVSRRFPTAEHRCHNRALELAYEHEL
- a CDS encoding type II secretion system F family protein, with protein sequence MDVLTQVLVGSSALLFAGAVGFLGLGLYQTLLERFLSEVREESAGGVKGAGGVVIRRLGAMNRRFMWPGYEAKARRNLIKAGEPQGYKPEDIMALQEVSAVVGLLMGLFILNGTGQNLAWCVLFLLLGTYYPIMWLNDQVKKRHLQISRALPYSLDLLTLSVEAGLDFTAALAKVVEKGKAGPLREELQLVLKQLKMGKTREEGMKSMIVRVDLPPLTTFITALIQADKMGTSLGKVLRIQSTQMRIDRTQRAEKLAGEAPVKMLFPLIACIFPTVFMVLFGPIVFQFFFGEIS
- a CDS encoding type II secretion system F family protein encodes the protein MLAGIVLLLVTGSVFFFSLVIFSVLSKAYEQYQERYVAKSMNDLSDMFLFIDPRQMLILNIACMCLLGILSYIIFNPILAVVATVFGFFLPMLMVKHYRKRRIKKFNVQLVDALQAMANAFKAGLTFPQAIEHVAREAMAPLSQEFGLFVKEVKLGVPLEEALINMGRRVGSDDLELVVVSTNIARQLGGNMAEMFETISTVIRERFRLEGKIDALTSQGKLQGWIVAAMPGVLGMVLNYMRPDLMEPMMNHIFGWILVVIIAIMEVMGILIIRRIVNIDI
- the cpaB gene encoding Flp pilus assembly protein CpaB yields the protein MLKGKTPLVVALVLGLLAGVIAYSAIKKKEADVRRGWNLVPVVVAAQDVPEGTVITFEMISQRSVPEQFVTSSVVRPDSASYVVNQKVLVALQSGDPLLWSQFETTKAAERLSSKVQRKARAITIEAKNTTSVGGWIRPNDKVDVIGTFRDPQTDESVAVTLLQNVIVVATGKITGTTNVNLIPEGQREYNNISLMVLPEEAEILVLATELGALTLTLRNEDDVDLIEERGRATISTLLSGERTRVLEQKRREIIQIIKGGAEKAAGAGAP